A window from Longimicrobiales bacterium encodes these proteins:
- a CDS encoding DEAD/DEAH box helicase, which produces MWSILARTLIGPQDHAPDGQRLPLTRLQEEGARRAIGIMTRYGGVIVADSVGMGKTFVALRMVRDALARDWNIIVVVPATLRRKWWAALGSAGAAPQMAPPAGQAPASRVILTSHARVHHLGIARDDRPRLVIVDEAHQFRNPRTARYRALARVTADAHVVLLTATPINNRAADLYWLLRLFLGDGALAGVGVPDLRAALLESDSRDDALMRRAAAAIVVRRTRADWARAGEDNVANVRFPRHHPPRAVAYEPDMDELGLLSSIEQSLPRLRLSAFEVPRRHMHRAPGSTAMLVRFGLLKRAESSTAALRESLLRLLRFLDAFADAVACGGYIRAGDMRERDALQLALTALVARPLPRSADRAALHEDVLHDSELVRQMLAAVPSGVPAKLRALRALLRELDDSRCVVFTEYTETAEALFTALPRAGTALLHGTRAAVASGAASRRSVLEAFAPIASGCASPQLHERIQTLIATDVLAEGLDLQDANHCISYDLPWNPVRLMQRAGRIDRLGSPHSDVYVWYFQPRNEIERWIGLMRRLRGKVETIARAVGAEHGVVGEGDGEGSAAPGAIVAAASEVTPEKRIGARRGAAGAEHDDAVLRMLGALLDRVAPHSPERRQACDVDVTKSANPVRGAVIAIDASVLDDLVGACGQSAAHLPEDRDAMPGTRPVPHVDRLLLVRREAGDGAWVDCLALRTSDAGRPTMLDPPSTLRMTLRLGELLAAGRWSQPDGGVALLPAACETVGAAADVVNRDPAARAVADRIRSVLLRSGGSADPVSLARADRLLQCLEPGVPAATANALATLLRRSGQSDLGLLLDRLETLLPSGRRPRVTVALLICARNG; this is translated from the coding sequence GTGTGGTCGATTCTCGCGCGGACCCTCATCGGTCCGCAGGACCATGCCCCGGATGGCCAGCGGCTGCCGCTCACGCGCCTGCAGGAGGAGGGCGCCCGACGAGCAATCGGGATCATGACGCGGTACGGCGGCGTGATCGTCGCCGACAGCGTCGGCATGGGAAAGACGTTTGTCGCGCTGCGAATGGTCCGGGACGCGCTCGCGCGTGACTGGAACATCATCGTCGTCGTTCCTGCAACACTGCGACGGAAGTGGTGGGCAGCGCTCGGATCCGCTGGTGCTGCTCCGCAGATGGCGCCTCCGGCCGGGCAAGCCCCTGCGAGTCGCGTCATTCTCACATCCCATGCGCGCGTTCATCATCTCGGGATTGCTCGCGATGACCGGCCGCGCCTTGTAATCGTCGACGAGGCCCACCAGTTCCGGAACCCGCGCACCGCCCGGTATCGTGCGCTGGCACGGGTTACGGCCGATGCCCACGTAGTGCTGCTGACGGCCACACCGATCAACAATCGTGCTGCGGACCTGTACTGGCTGCTGCGGTTGTTTCTGGGTGACGGCGCCCTTGCCGGAGTGGGTGTGCCCGATCTCAGAGCCGCTCTGCTCGAGTCGGACTCGCGGGACGATGCGCTCATGCGACGCGCAGCGGCAGCAATCGTCGTGCGCCGCACGCGCGCGGACTGGGCTCGCGCCGGCGAAGATAATGTCGCAAACGTCCGGTTCCCCCGGCACCATCCGCCGCGCGCCGTGGCATACGAACCGGACATGGATGAGTTGGGCCTCCTCAGCTCCATAGAGCAATCATTGCCGCGACTGCGGCTCTCCGCGTTCGAAGTGCCGCGCCGGCATATGCACCGCGCACCGGGAAGCACCGCGATGCTCGTGCGCTTCGGGCTGCTGAAGCGGGCCGAGTCCAGCACGGCTGCGCTCCGCGAGTCGCTTCTGCGACTCCTGCGGTTCCTGGATGCGTTTGCCGATGCCGTTGCGTGCGGAGGGTACATCCGCGCAGGGGACATGCGTGAGCGCGATGCGCTGCAGCTCGCATTGACGGCACTGGTCGCACGACCGCTGCCCCGCTCCGCTGACCGCGCAGCCCTGCACGAGGACGTGCTCCACGACAGCGAACTCGTCCGGCAGATGCTCGCAGCCGTTCCATCCGGCGTTCCGGCCAAGCTGAGAGCACTGCGCGCACTGCTGCGGGAGCTGGACGACTCCAGGTGTGTGGTTTTCACGGAGTACACTGAAACGGCGGAAGCACTGTTCACTGCACTGCCGCGTGCTGGTACTGCACTGCTGCACGGAACCCGTGCAGCGGTTGCGAGCGGTGCCGCCAGCCGCAGGTCGGTCCTGGAAGCCTTTGCCCCCATCGCCTCCGGCTGCGCCTCGCCGCAGCTGCACGAGCGCATCCAGACCCTGATTGCGACTGACGTCCTCGCCGAAGGACTCGACCTCCAGGATGCGAACCACTGCATCAGCTACGACCTGCCCTGGAACCCCGTCCGGCTGATGCAGCGGGCCGGTCGAATCGACCGGCTCGGCTCGCCTCACTCGGACGTGTACGTCTGGTACTTCCAGCCGCGCAACGAGATCGAACGGTGGATCGGGCTCATGCGGCGGCTGCGCGGAAAGGTCGAAACCATCGCGCGCGCCGTCGGCGCAGAGCACGGAGTCGTCGGCGAAGGAGACGGCGAGGGCAGCGCAGCGCCCGGAGCCATCGTCGCGGCAGCCAGCGAGGTCACCCCGGAGAAGCGAATTGGCGCACGACGCGGAGCGGCCGGTGCTGAGCACGACGATGCCGTCCTCAGGATGTTGGGTGCATTGCTCGATCGTGTCGCGCCGCATTCCCCTGAACGCCGGCAAGCGTGCGACGTGGATGTGACAAAGTCGGCCAATCCCGTGAGAGGCGCCGTGATCGCCATCGACGCCAGTGTGCTCGACGACCTCGTCGGAGCATGCGGCCAAAGCGCGGCCCACCTGCCCGAAGATCGTGACGCCATGCCCGGCACGCGCCCGGTTCCGCACGTTGATCGCCTGCTGCTCGTTCGGCGCGAGGCGGGTGACGGCGCATGGGTCGACTGCCTCGCGCTGCGTACGAGCGATGCGGGCAGGCCCACGATGCTTGACCCGCCGTCCACCCTGCGGATGACGCTCCGCCTGGGCGAGTTGCTCGCCGCAGGACGATGGTCGCAGCCGGACGGTGGCGTCGCACTCCTGCCGGCTGCGTGCGAGACAGTCGGCGCAGCCGCCGACGTGGTCAACCGTGACCCCGCCGCCCGGGCCGTGGCCGATCGGATCCGGTCCGTGCTCCTCCGCAGCGGTGGCTCGGCCGACCCGGTCAGCCTGGCGCGGGCCGATCGGCTGCTGCAATGCCTGGAGCCCGGGGTTCCTGCCGCTACCGCGAACGCGCTCGCAACCCTCCTCCGACGTTCCGGCCAGTCCGATCTCGGGCTCCTGCTCGACCGGCTCGAGACGCTGCTCCCCTCAGGGCGCCGCCCGCGCGTCACGGTCGCGTTGCTCATCTGCGCCCGCAACGGATGA
- the nifJ gene encoding pyruvate:ferredoxin (flavodoxin) oxidoreductase — MIITATRTAAPQRVTIDGNEAAVRVAYRLSELCSIYPITPSSTMAELADEWSSHDVANIWGTVPTVIEMQSEGGAAGALHGALQGGALSTTFTASQGLLLMIPNMYKIAGELTPTVFHVAARSIAAQGLSIFGDHQDVMAVRQTGFALLSSASVQEAHDLALVAQAATLRSRVPFLHFFDGFRTSHELNTVDLLDDEVLRALVPETLVREHRLRSLSPERPFIRGTAQNPDVYFQARETVNPFYAATPGIVRDVMRELGALTGRHYDLVAYTGAPDADRVIVIMGSGGQTAAGTVRHLVAAGEKVGVLQVRLYRPFPAEELVAAIPASTRAVVVLDRTKEPGAGGEPLYLDVVAALAEAVAGGERPAMPRVTGGRYGLSSKEFTPGMVAGVFAALARPEPPRRFTVGITDDVSGTSIDYDADLDIEDRETVRAVFYGIGSDGTVGANKNTIKILGEERYAQAYFVYDSKKSGGTTISHLRFGPHPIAAPWLVNRAQFVGIHHEGLLDTLDVLALAQPGAVVLLNTATPKDQVWASLSEPVQDAIVSRRLRLFAIDADSVAADAGLAGRTNTVLQTCFFAISGVLPGDEAIERIKRAIRKTYARRGAEIIERNEAAVDAAVAHLHEIDTSAGARSTRARPSLIPDDAPEFVRGVTALMMAGRGDELPVSALPIDGTWPSGTTAYEKRRISDLVAEWDPQTCIQCGNCGFVCPHSVIRAKFYDEAVLAGAPASFASAPLNAAGLPDTRYTLQIYTEDCTGCGLCVEACPISPVPGTARRAINLVAAGPRHKDGPGEVAFFETIPVNNRSRVDFGTVRGTQFLEPLFEFSGACSGCGETPYLKLLTQLFGDRTTVANATGCSSIYGGNLPTTPWTTNGQGRGPAWSNSLFEDNAEFGLGLQLAADLHTRLARTRLAELRDRVGAELVDGILEAPQVRESELAAQRARVEELQRRIDGMDDPAVADLRSVIDHLIRRSIWIVGGDGWAYDIGSGGLDHVLASGRNVNVLVLDTEVYSNTGGQSSKATPLGAVARFAAAGKAVPKKDLALQAIAYGSVYVARVAMGADPQQTLRAFREAEAYEGPSLIIAYSHCIAHGIDMSEGLSQQQRAVRSGHWPLIRFDPVVRAAGGNPFQLDSPRPSIPLSDYIYRELRYRMLTNASPEEAERLLALGQEAVNQRWAVYEEMATRSAAEFAPDARKSRTWT; from the coding sequence ATGATTATCACGGCCACCCGGACCGCCGCGCCCCAGAGGGTGACGATCGACGGCAACGAGGCGGCGGTGCGCGTCGCATACCGCCTGAGCGAGCTGTGCAGCATCTACCCGATCACGCCGTCCTCGACGATGGCGGAACTCGCCGACGAGTGGTCGAGTCACGACGTCGCCAACATCTGGGGCACGGTACCGACCGTGATCGAGATGCAGAGCGAGGGAGGTGCCGCGGGCGCGCTGCACGGTGCACTGCAGGGCGGTGCGCTCTCGACGACGTTCACGGCGTCGCAGGGCCTGCTGCTGATGATCCCCAACATGTACAAGATCGCCGGCGAGCTGACCCCGACGGTGTTCCACGTTGCCGCGCGATCCATCGCGGCGCAGGGACTGTCGATCTTCGGTGATCACCAGGACGTCATGGCGGTGCGGCAGACCGGCTTCGCGCTGCTCTCATCCGCATCGGTACAGGAGGCGCACGACCTCGCCCTCGTCGCGCAGGCGGCAACGCTGCGCAGCCGCGTGCCGTTCCTGCATTTCTTCGACGGCTTCCGCACCTCGCACGAGCTGAACACGGTAGACCTGCTCGATGACGAGGTACTGCGCGCGCTCGTGCCGGAAACGCTGGTGCGCGAGCACCGGCTCCGCTCGCTCAGTCCGGAGCGTCCGTTCATCCGCGGCACCGCGCAGAACCCGGACGTCTACTTCCAGGCGCGCGAGACGGTCAACCCGTTCTATGCAGCGACGCCGGGCATCGTCCGCGATGTCATGCGCGAACTCGGTGCCCTGACCGGCCGGCATTACGATCTGGTGGCGTATACCGGTGCACCCGACGCGGACCGCGTCATCGTCATCATGGGCTCGGGTGGGCAGACCGCGGCCGGGACCGTGCGGCACCTCGTCGCAGCGGGCGAGAAGGTCGGTGTGCTCCAGGTCCGGCTGTACCGGCCGTTCCCTGCAGAGGAACTTGTCGCCGCGATCCCGGCATCGACGCGCGCCGTCGTCGTGCTCGACCGCACCAAGGAGCCCGGCGCGGGCGGTGAGCCGCTGTACCTCGACGTCGTTGCCGCACTCGCCGAGGCGGTGGCCGGTGGCGAACGGCCGGCCATGCCGCGTGTCACGGGTGGCAGGTACGGCCTTTCGTCCAAGGAGTTCACGCCCGGCATGGTGGCAGGCGTGTTTGCCGCACTGGCCCGACCGGAGCCGCCGCGCCGGTTCACGGTCGGCATCACGGACGACGTCTCCGGCACCTCCATCGACTACGACGCGGACCTGGACATCGAGGACCGCGAGACCGTACGCGCGGTGTTCTACGGCATTGGCTCAGACGGCACGGTCGGCGCGAACAAGAACACCATCAAGATCCTGGGCGAGGAAAGGTACGCGCAGGCGTATTTCGTCTATGACTCCAAGAAGTCCGGCGGTACGACGATCTCGCACCTGCGTTTCGGCCCGCATCCGATCGCCGCGCCGTGGCTCGTGAACCGTGCGCAGTTCGTCGGCATTCACCACGAAGGGCTACTCGACACCCTCGACGTCCTCGCCTTGGCGCAACCCGGTGCTGTCGTGCTGTTGAACACGGCGACGCCGAAGGACCAGGTGTGGGCGAGCCTGAGCGAACCGGTGCAGGACGCGATCGTCAGCAGGAGGCTGCGGCTGTTCGCGATCGATGCCGACAGTGTCGCAGCCGACGCCGGGCTGGCCGGCCGCACCAACACCGTGCTGCAGACCTGCTTCTTCGCCATCTCGGGTGTGCTGCCCGGGGACGAGGCGATCGAGCGGATCAAGCGGGCCATCCGCAAGACGTACGCGCGCCGTGGTGCTGAGATCATCGAGCGCAATGAGGCCGCTGTCGATGCTGCCGTCGCACACCTGCACGAGATCGACACCAGTGCCGGTGCCCGGTCCACCCGCGCACGGCCGTCGCTCATCCCCGACGATGCACCTGAATTCGTCCGCGGCGTGACGGCGTTGATGATGGCCGGTCGCGGCGACGAACTGCCTGTGAGTGCGCTGCCGATCGACGGGACCTGGCCCAGCGGGACCACTGCATACGAGAAGCGGCGCATCTCCGACCTCGTCGCCGAATGGGACCCGCAGACCTGCATCCAGTGCGGCAACTGCGGCTTCGTCTGCCCGCACAGCGTGATCCGAGCGAAGTTCTACGACGAGGCGGTCCTGGCAGGTGCGCCTGCATCGTTCGCAAGCGCTCCGCTCAATGCGGCCGGACTGCCTGACACGCGCTACACGCTGCAAATCTATACCGAGGACTGCACCGGCTGCGGCCTGTGCGTCGAGGCGTGTCCGATCAGCCCTGTGCCGGGCACCGCGCGCAGGGCGATCAACCTCGTCGCGGCCGGCCCACGCCATAAGGATGGCCCGGGTGAGGTTGCGTTCTTCGAGACGATCCCGGTCAACAATCGGTCGCGGGTCGATTTCGGCACGGTCCGCGGCACGCAGTTCCTCGAGCCGCTCTTCGAGTTCTCCGGCGCATGCTCGGGCTGCGGCGAGACACCGTACCTGAAGCTGCTCACCCAGCTGTTCGGCGACCGGACGACGGTCGCGAATGCGACGGGCTGCTCCTCGATCTATGGCGGCAACCTGCCGACCACACCGTGGACGACGAACGGGCAGGGGCGCGGACCGGCCTGGTCCAATTCGCTCTTCGAGGACAACGCCGAGTTCGGGTTGGGACTGCAGCTCGCGGCCGACCTGCACACGCGACTCGCGCGCACGCGACTGGCCGAGTTGCGTGACCGCGTTGGCGCAGAACTGGTGGACGGCATTCTCGAGGCGCCCCAGGTGCGCGAATCCGAGCTGGCAGCGCAACGCGCGCGCGTCGAGGAGCTGCAGCGTCGCATCGATGGCATGGACGATCCGGCCGTCGCCGACCTGCGCAGCGTCATCGACCATCTCATCCGCCGCAGCATCTGGATCGTCGGCGGTGACGGCTGGGCGTACGACATCGGCTCCGGCGGCCTCGACCACGTGCTCGCGAGCGGCCGCAACGTCAACGTCCTCGTGCTCGACACCGAGGTCTATTCGAACACGGGCGGCCAGTCCTCGAAGGCGACGCCGCTCGGCGCCGTCGCCCGGTTCGCAGCCGCGGGCAAGGCCGTGCCGAAGAAGGATCTCGCGCTCCAGGCCATCGCGTACGGCAGCGTGTACGTCGCGCGTGTCGCCATGGGCGCCGACCCGCAGCAGACGCTGCGCGCGTTCCGCGAGGCGGAAGCGTACGAAGGGCCGTCGCTCATCATCGCATACAGCCACTGCATCGCTCACGGCATCGACATGAGCGAGGGCTTGAGCCAGCAGCAGCGCGCGGTGCGTTCCGGGCACTGGCCGCTCATCCGCTTCGACCCGGTGGTCCGTGCAGCGGGCGGCAATCCGTTCCAGCTCGACTCGCCGCGTCCGTCGATTCCGCTCTCGGACTACATCTACCGGGAACTGCGCTACCGCATGCTGACGAATGCCAGTCCGGAGGAGGCCGAGCGCCTGCTCGCGCTGGGGCAGGAGGCCGTCAACCAGCGGTGGGCGGTCTACGAGGAGATGGCGACGCGCAGTGCGGCCGAGTTTGCGCCCGACGCACGGAAGAGCCGCACATGGACCTGA
- a CDS encoding NAD(P)-binding protein: MDEQRDIAPLSSLGSGRRRAGPVRTQKPVYVDLLPPCNAGCPAGENIQAWLAHAKAGNHEAAWRQLTADNPFPSIHGRVCYHPCETACNRGFMDGAVSIHSVERFLGDLAIEKGWTFVRPPVRTSKRVLVVGAGPSGLSAAYHLSMLGHDVVVRDNSELPGGMMRYGIPSYRLPRGVLDAEIARLGDLGIQFEQRHVVTDLQSEIERGAFDAAFVAVGAHLSKRVDIPNQDAGRILDAVSFLRGVESGESTGSLGRVAVYGGGNTAMDAARVARRLGADDTIIVYRRTREQMPAQEEEASDAEAEGIRINWLRTIASMGAGDLTVEIQELDEKGKPRPTGQFETLEADTVILALGQESDTRFLAALPGIDFDGDVVQVDPATLMTGAPGVFAGGDAVPSERTVTVGVGHGKKAARNIDAWLRGRVHQPRPRHPEVSLDRLNLWYFGDHARREQEALDPAARVRSFDEVMAGLSASEAEFEAGRCLSCGNCFECDGCLGSCPEDAIVKLGAGQRYAFDYDRCTGCATCSRQCPVHAIEMIGELDPLPYNVFLPAAGAGR; the protein is encoded by the coding sequence ATGGACGAGCAGCGGGATATCGCTCCACTGTCATCGCTGGGATCTGGCCGGCGCCGAGCCGGACCGGTCCGGACGCAGAAGCCGGTCTATGTCGATCTGCTGCCGCCCTGCAACGCCGGCTGCCCGGCCGGTGAGAACATCCAGGCGTGGCTGGCGCACGCGAAGGCTGGCAATCATGAGGCGGCCTGGCGCCAGCTCACGGCGGACAACCCGTTCCCCTCGATCCACGGTCGCGTCTGCTATCACCCGTGTGAGACCGCCTGCAACCGCGGATTCATGGACGGCGCGGTCTCGATCCATTCCGTCGAGCGGTTCCTGGGCGACCTCGCGATAGAGAAGGGCTGGACGTTCGTCCGCCCGCCAGTCCGGACCAGCAAGCGCGTTCTCGTCGTTGGTGCCGGGCCGAGCGGCCTTTCCGCCGCGTACCACCTGAGCATGCTGGGTCACGACGTGGTCGTCCGAGACAACAGCGAGCTTCCCGGCGGAATGATGCGGTACGGTATCCCGAGTTACCGCCTTCCGCGCGGCGTGCTCGACGCGGAGATCGCCCGGCTGGGGGACCTCGGCATTCAGTTCGAGCAGCGCCACGTCGTGACGGACCTGCAGTCCGAGATCGAGCGCGGCGCTTTCGACGCGGCCTTCGTCGCAGTCGGCGCGCACCTGTCGAAGCGCGTGGACATCCCCAACCAGGACGCGGGCCGCATTCTCGATGCGGTTTCCTTCCTGCGCGGTGTCGAGTCCGGTGAGAGTACCGGTTCGCTCGGCCGCGTCGCGGTCTATGGTGGTGGCAACACCGCGATGGATGCGGCGCGTGTCGCGCGCCGGCTCGGCGCGGACGACACGATCATCGTCTACCGGCGCACGCGCGAGCAGATGCCTGCGCAGGAGGAGGAGGCGAGCGACGCCGAGGCGGAGGGCATCCGCATCAACTGGCTGCGCACGATCGCATCGATGGGCGCGGGCGACCTCACGGTCGAGATCCAGGAGCTCGACGAAAAAGGCAAACCCCGACCGACCGGCCAGTTCGAGACGCTCGAGGCCGACACGGTCATCCTCGCGCTCGGCCAGGAGAGCGACACCCGCTTCCTCGCCGCGCTGCCGGGGATCGATTTCGACGGTGACGTCGTGCAGGTCGATCCGGCGACACTGATGACCGGCGCGCCCGGTGTCTTTGCAGGCGGCGATGCCGTGCCGAGCGAGCGCACCGTCACCGTGGGTGTCGGTCACGGCAAAAAAGCCGCGCGTAACATCGACGCATGGCTGCGCGGGCGCGTCCATCAGCCGCGACCCAGGCATCCCGAAGTCAGTCTCGACAGGCTCAACCTCTGGTATTTCGGCGACCATGCACGTCGCGAACAGGAGGCGCTCGATCCGGCGGCGCGGGTCAGGAGTTTCGACGAGGTGATGGCCGGGCTGTCCGCATCGGAAGCGGAGTTCGAGGCAGGGCGCTGCCTCTCCTGCGGCAACTGCTTCGAGTGCGATGGCTGTCTCGGCTCCTGCCCGGAGGACGCGATCGTCAAGCTCGGTGCCGGGCAGCGGTATGCATTCGATTACGACCGATGCACGGGCTGCGCGACGTGCTCCCGCCAGTGCCCGGTCCACGCGATCGAGATGATCGGCGAGCTGGATCCACTGCCGTACAACGTGTTCCTTCCCGCTGCAGGAGCCGGGCGATGA
- a CDS encoding Fe(3+) ABC transporter substrate-binding protein — MTRAIRVFAAAAAVLATAACVDDTSEQAGATGEGATSAEAGVVNVYSHRHYDTDQELFRRFTEQTGIQVNVVTAGADELIARLESEGSSTQADMLITVDAGRLHRAKDRGLLQPITSETLEQNVPSHLRDPDNTWFGLTRRARIIAYAKDRVQPSELSTYEALAQPEWQGRVTVRSSDNVYNQSLLASLIAHDGADSARAWAQGIASNLSREPSGGDTDQIKAVAAGTGDVAIVNSYYLARLQSSDDAEEQRIGNMIAPFFPNQDDRGTHVNVSGAGVTTHAKNRDNAVRLIEFLSSPEAQQLFAQGNQEYPANPSVQPSATLAAWGEFRADTLNLSTLGELNAEAVRIFDAAGWR, encoded by the coding sequence ATGACCAGAGCGATCCGTGTATTTGCCGCAGCCGCGGCGGTCCTGGCGACCGCTGCCTGCGTGGACGATACGAGCGAGCAGGCCGGGGCGACCGGCGAGGGGGCGACATCGGCGGAGGCCGGCGTCGTCAACGTGTACTCCCACAGGCATTACGACACGGACCAGGAGCTCTTCCGGCGCTTCACGGAGCAGACGGGGATCCAGGTCAACGTGGTCACGGCAGGGGCGGACGAGCTGATCGCGCGGCTGGAGTCGGAGGGGTCCTCCACCCAGGCGGACATGCTGATCACGGTGGACGCCGGCCGGCTGCACCGTGCCAAGGACCGGGGGCTGCTGCAGCCGATCACGTCGGAGACGCTGGAGCAGAACGTGCCCTCGCACCTGCGCGATCCCGACAACACCTGGTTCGGCCTCACGCGCCGCGCGCGGATCATCGCCTACGCGAAGGACAGGGTGCAGCCGTCCGAGCTTTCCACGTACGAGGCGCTGGCGCAGCCGGAGTGGCAGGGTCGTGTGACGGTCCGCTCGTCGGACAACGTCTACAACCAGTCGCTGCTGGCATCGCTGATCGCGCATGATGGTGCGGATTCGGCGCGTGCGTGGGCGCAGGGCATTGCGAGCAACCTGTCGCGCGAGCCTAGCGGTGGTGACACGGACCAGATCAAGGCGGTCGCGGCGGGCACCGGCGACGTCGCGATCGTGAACAGCTACTACCTGGCCCGGCTGCAGTCCTCGGACGACGCGGAGGAGCAGCGCATCGGCAACATGATCGCGCCGTTCTTCCCGAACCAGGACGACCGCGGCACGCACGTGAACGTGAGCGGCGCCGGTGTCACGACGCACGCGAAGAACCGTGACAACGCCGTCCGCCTGATCGAGTTCCTGTCGAGCCCGGAGGCGCAGCAGCTTTTCGCGCAGGGGAACCAGGAGTACCCGGCCAACCCGTCAGTGCAGCCGTCCGCGACGCTGGCGGCATGGGGCGAGTTCCGGGCTGACACGCTGAACCTTTCGACGCTCGGCGAGCTGAACGCCGAGGCCGTCCGTATCTTCGACGCTGCGGGATGGAGATAA
- a CDS encoding adenylate/guanylate cyclase domain-containing protein: MSTAPIQVSPGRGRLRFAAEGILPFAAAGIMFGILYNTLFYPRTLVEYLEAGTIGLLLGTAIGLAEHQTSLRRWFQRHSFARAILIRTLAYSFGVALTLSLVLSVEPATLGECEYAACVAAYLGSPPFARDLVFSTAFAFSASFLAQLVLLVGPRNVARLLTGRYHRPQTVYAEFMFVDLRGSTTAAEVLGDERFSALLRDFFVDISAPIHESRGEVCQYIGDAALIVWQGRRAAGRWLDCFDRMRAVVIAGNRRYVELYGLAPGFKAGVHAGRVVITEVGTLQRAHVYHGDVLNTAARIQSRCNELGFALLASNQAVASLDPAQRARFQAVSPVSLRGKSEAVALLGLVPERGDAIEGAAASHVNA, encoded by the coding sequence GTGAGCACTGCACCGATCCAGGTCTCTCCGGGGCGAGGCCGCCTCCGGTTTGCGGCAGAGGGCATTCTGCCGTTTGCAGCCGCCGGCATCATGTTCGGCATCCTTTACAACACCCTGTTCTATCCACGCACGCTGGTCGAGTACCTGGAGGCCGGGACGATCGGGTTGCTGCTCGGCACGGCGATCGGCCTTGCCGAGCACCAGACATCGCTGCGCCGCTGGTTCCAGCGCCACTCCTTTGCGCGCGCGATCCTTATCCGCACGCTGGCCTACTCGTTCGGCGTGGCGCTGACGCTGTCGCTGGTGCTGTCCGTCGAGCCGGCCACCCTCGGTGAGTGCGAGTATGCGGCATGCGTCGCGGCATACCTGGGCAGCCCGCCGTTCGCGCGCGACCTGGTGTTCTCGACGGCGTTCGCCTTCAGCGCGAGCTTCCTGGCGCAGCTCGTCCTGCTGGTAGGTCCGCGCAACGTGGCACGGCTGCTCACCGGCCGGTACCACCGCCCCCAGACGGTGTACGCGGAGTTCATGTTCGTCGACCTGCGCGGCTCGACAACGGCCGCCGAGGTTCTCGGCGACGAGCGCTTCAGCGCCCTGCTGCGCGACTTCTTCGTGGACATCTCCGCGCCGATCCACGAATCGCGGGGCGAGGTGTGTCAGTACATCGGGGATGCGGCACTGATCGTCTGGCAGGGGCGGCGGGCTGCAGGGCGGTGGCTGGACTGCTTCGACCGGATGCGCGCGGTGGTCATCGCGGGCAACCGGCGTTACGTGGAGCTCTACGGCCTGGCGCCCGGATTCAAGGCTGGTGTGCACGCGGGCCGCGTCGTGATCACGGAAGTCGGCACGCTGCAGCGGGCGCATGTCTACCACGGTGACGTGCTGAATACGGCAGCGCGCATACAGTCGAGGTGCAACGAGCTCGGCTTCGCGCTCCTGGCCTCGAACCAGGCGGTGGCTTCACTGGATCCGGCTCAGCGCGCGCGCTTTCAGGCGGTCTCGCCGGTCTCGTTGCGGGGGAAGTCCGAGGCCGTGGCGCTGCTCGGCCTGGTTCCGGAACGCGGCGACGCCATTGAGGGCGCCGCCGCGAGCCACGTCAACGCTTGA